In Aedes albopictus strain Foshan chromosome 3, AalbF5, whole genome shotgun sequence, the following are encoded in one genomic region:
- the LOC115255659 gene encoding uncharacterized protein LOC115255659, whose product MRSHVLHHSVEPALFRWEDFSRWKSLLRHVAFVKRYPANLRRKLAQKSTVVGPLTQEELQEAELFIIKQVQHAEYAAELDLLKKPNLVTWKNVLPKNSSLYKLSPFLDENGLLRMKSRIDNCDLVDECTKRPILLPKRHPVTDLIIASIHQKYCHMNHQTVLNEVRRRFYVHKLRSVYNRVRSQCQLCKNRQARPVAPEMSALPPARMKAFCRPFSYVGIDYFGPMNVVVGRRIEKRWGVLITCLTVRAIHLELAHSLTTDSCILAIRNFVARRGAPLEIVSDRGTNFIGASRELKEALLLVNQDKLMEHFVTADTKWSFNPPASPHFGGAWERLVQSVKKALKHIQPTRTPTDELLKNMLSEIELIVNSRPLTELPLDDELSQPLTPNHFLLGSSDGSKPPIAFDDTTLALKNTWKTSQVYANRFWRRWIAEYLPTLTRRVKWFHRAKPIAVGDIVVVVDDTLPRNCWPKGRVVHAIQSKDGQVRRAVVQTARGILERPAVKLAVLDVGATVSTSD is encoded by the coding sequence ATGCGCTCGCACGTGCTTCACCATTCTGTCGAACCTGCGCTGTTTCGGTGGGAAGATTTCTCGAGATGGAAGAGTCTGCTGCGCCACGTAGCGTTTGTGAAAAGATATCCAGCAAATTTACGCAGGAAGCTGGCGCAGAAATCCACCGTTGTCGGTCCACTAACTCAGGAGGAATTACAAGAGGCAGAGCTGTTTATTATAAAACAGGTACAACATGCTGAGTACGCTGCGGAGCTAGATCTTCTGAAGAAACCAAATCTTGTTACATGGAAGAACGTGTTGCCGAAGAATAGCTCGCTATACAAGCTTAGTCCCTTCCTGGACGAAAACGGATTACTGCGTATGAAAAGCCGCATTGACAACTGCGATCTGGTGGATGAATGTACGAAACGTCCGATACTGTTGCCAAAACGTCATCCAGTAACCGATCTTATCATCGCGAGCATTCATCAGAAGTACTGCCACATGAATCACCAGACTGTCCTCAACGAAGTTCGTCGTAGGTTCTATGTTCATAAACTGCGGTCTGTTTACAACCGTGTTCGAAGTCAATGTCAGCTCTGCAAAAACCGACAGGCAAGGCCAGTTGCTCCAGAAATGTCCGCTCTACCACCAGCACGAATGAAAGCGTTCTGCCGCCCATTCTCGTACGTCGGTATTGACTATTTTGGGCCGATGAATGTAGTTGTTGGCCGACGGATTGAGAAACGCTGGGGTGTGCTGATCACCTGCCTTACCGTACGAGCAATACATCTAGAACTCGCTCACAGCCTCACAACAGACTCGTGTATTCTTGCCATCCGAAACTTCGTCGCCAGAAGAGGTGCTCCGCTAGAAATAGTCAGCGATCGTGGCACGAATTTTATTGGAGCCAGTCGGGAGCTGAAAGAAGCGTTACTGCTAGTGAACCAGGACAAGCTAATGGAACATTTTGTTACGGCCGACACCAAATGGTCGTTCAACCCGCCTGCTTCTCCTCACTTTGGCGGAGCCTGGGAAAGGCTTGTCCAATCTGTAAAGAAAGCCCTAAAGCACATCCAACCAACACGCACACCCACCGATGAGCTGCTGAAGAATATGCTGAGCGAGATCGAATTGATTGTCAACTCGCGACCGCTGACAGAATTACCGCTAGATGATGAACTGTCTCAACCACTCACACCCAATCACTTTCTGCTCGGTTCGTCCGACGGTTCAAAGCCCCCGATCGCATTTGACGATACCACTCTTGCTCTAAAGAACACCTGGAAGACGTCGCAGGTCTACGCAAACCGGTTTTGGCGACGCTGGATTGCTGAATACTTACCAACACTTACACGAAGAGTGAAATGGTTTCATCGAGCCAAGCCTATTGCAGTGGGAGACATCGTAGTCGTCGTGGACGATACACTACCGAGGAATTGCTGGCCGAAAGGGCGGGTGGTCCACGCAATCCAGTCCAAGGATGGACAGGTACGACGTGCTGTGGTGCAAA